GCTGGATTCCGAGCACCTCGTTGTCGTTGCTACCTTGGATGAAGGAAACGGTTTATACGTTTTCAAATTGGGGGATCGGAGCCCTGTCCGTCTGGAGAGGGAAGGGAATCGTAAGCTACTGAGTGTCGTTCCGGGAACCAATCGATTCTCGGTTATGCAAACTTCGGACGACTCGAACGATTGGAGCAAAGTATACGAATATAGCGAAGTCGGCGGAGAGTTTTCAGCCCGACTTTTGTATGAGGCCCCTTCCAAGGAAATCGAGGTGCATAGCGATAGTAAGGGACAGGTTCGTCTGGTGAAAAAGCCGGAAGAATCGGGGGCAGGCAATCCGGCCTGGTATCGAATCGACGCGGATGGTTCGGAAGTGAAACTTATCAATCTCAGTCCTTGGACGCGCGTCTATGGTTTTCATGGCTCAAGCTCGAAGGTGCTGGCTGGAGGTTACTTAGGCGGAAATGGGACCTCTATCGCGACTTACGATATCGAGTCGGACAAAGTAGCCCAGGTCCTGACGACCCACGCTAGTTTCTCTCTCGATAAGTTGGGAGAAATCGTATTCGACTCCAGTAGCCACAAGGTGGCTGGCTTTACGCTAGTTGGGGTAGAGCTGCGGAGCTTTTGGTTGGATCCTCGCTACAAGGCGGCCCAAGGGCGTATCGATCAAGCCCTTGCCGGTTCGGTCAATCGTATCATCAGCTACTGCGAATCTACAAACAGCGCTCTGGTGGAGAGAATTTACCCTATGCTTCCTAGACAGATATGTCTAATGAATATTGAGTCAGGGGAGAATCACATCCTGGTCCACGGAGGAGGTCGCGTCCTGCCAAATGAAGTGGGAGCCACTAAGTTGGTCACAGTCCCAAATCGTCACGGACATTCTTTGCCGGTCGTATTGACGATGCCTGTTGGGTACGAGGGCGGCGAGGTGCCGCTCGTCATCTGGATTCGCCAAGGCGTTTGGAACGGATTGGATCGAGTCGAGTGGTCGCCTGAAGCTAACTTTTTTGCCGCCAATGGCTTCGCTGTCGCTCGTGTGAACTACCGCGGGAGCGAGGGGTTTCTTGGCGATTTGAGCGCGGACTTGAGCAAGGCGTCCGGGATTAGGGCGACCTTTGAAGATTTAGATGACGTCAGACGGGCTCTGGTGGAAGCTGAGCTTGTCAGAGCGGACAAGGTTGCGGTCGGCGGGGAAGGCGCGGGAGCTTGGGCGGCGGCTTACCTGGCAAAGAGTTACCCGGACCGCTATCAAGCGGCGCTTTGTATCAATGGCCTTTATGATTTGGAGGCGGCTATCGACGAGAAGTCAGGCTACAATGCGAAAGCAGGGGTCGAATTGAATTTTGCCAGCAGCTGGAGCGGCATGCCGAAGAATGAAGTTCTGACCTTTCAGATGGCCAGTGGATTCAAGGAGTTCCCTCGCTATACCTTCGTTTGCTACGGAAAGTGGTCGCCTCGAGAGCATCAGGACCAAGCTCTTGTTTTTGTGAAATCGGCCCGTAAAGCCGGGTCGAATGTCAAGGTTTGGCAGGACGATTGGTGGGGTGTTAACTACGATGGCTTCCAGAGAATCGAAGCTTTCGAGAGGGCTGCCACCGTTCTTAAGTCTGCTTTTAAGTAAGAGCTGCGCTTGCGGTTTATTTCCACAGCCCTTCGCTTTAGCGTGATCCTTTTGAAACAATGAGAAATCACTCTTCTACCTTCTCCAAGTCGATATTCGGGCTTGGCCTAATCGCTATCATGCTGGCCTTGACCAGTTGCGCTAGTTTCGAGGCAAGGACGTTGCCGGTGACCCACGTTTCTGCGGACGATGAGGCATTGGCTTACAGCGGACGTCACGAGGTGACCGCGCCGGGGCAAGTTTCCGTTGGCTACAGCGGAGCGCGGGTTCGAATGCGATTTGAGGGAGATGCTATAACGTTGCGGGCAACCAGCGATACGGATCAAAACTTCCTCAAAGCGTGGCTGGATGGCGAGCCGCTGGAGAAGTTCCAATTGGACTCTGCGAAAGGAGTTTACCGCTTGGCGAATTCACTTGGTGAAGGGGTACACACTTTGGAAGTTATGCGACTCACCGAGTGTTTCCTAGGGTTGGTGAATTTTCAGGGGTTCGAAATCGCTGGCGAAGGCGCTCGAGTCCTTCCTTGGGGAGATTTGGAAGACAGAAGGATAGAATTTATCGGCGATTCGATCACATGCGGCTATGGAGTCGAAGTAGACGATCCCTTGCTTTCTTTTGAGCCGAGCTCTGAAAATTTCAGCCTTAACTACTCCCATCTGGCGGCCCGCGAATTGGGAGCTGATTTTCTGGTGGTGGCTCGTTCCGGAATCGGAATGACGCGTAACTATGACGGCCCCTTCGAAGGAAGCGAAGGCGACATGCCGGATAATTATCCAAATACTTTTTATGAAAACGAGGAGTATACTTGGGACTTCAGCCGCTACACGCCCGACGTTGTCTGCATCAATCTAGGAACCAATGATTTCAGTGTCGGCGGCGTAAACGTGGAAACGTATGTGAACGACTACGTGGCCTTTGCCTCCAAGGCTTTGGACCGATACCCAGAAGCGCAGCTGGTGGTCATCCTAGGCCCCATGAACAATAGCGAGGAGCTAAAGGCAGCTCTTCAGCGGGTGGTTGCTACGCTGCAGGAGAGCGAGCCGGATAGAGTCAATTTTATCGAGCTCAGCGCTCAAGGCGAACTGGGCTATGGGGCGGATTATCACCCGAATCAGGCCCAATCCAAAGTTAACGCCGCAGAGCTCAGCGCCTTTCTTTCGGACCTGATGGATTGGCGTTAGCTGTTCGCCGGCTAAAGTTGCTTCCGTCGATGTGGGCCCGATTTCCCGGACCTTAGTTCTCGAATTTCTGCCGCACTTCGGTGGCTACCAGCTCGAGGGCGGTCTGTTCGAGCTCGTCGTCTGGGAACGGGATTTTCAGGGCTTTGCTGAGAGCGAGCAAGGCTCCCGTGGCTGCAGGTGACAGGCGTTTCAACTGCTCCGCATCCAGATTATCCATACCTGCCCGGATTTGAGTTTTCGCCAAATCCAGTTTTTGGGTACGAGCAAATAGGGCTGCCAAATTGACCCTTCGATCTAGGGGCAAGTTGCGAGCGGAACGGCGGGAAAGGTAGGGGATCACAGCCTCCATGGATTCCTCTAGCTTGGCCTTTTCTCTAGTGGCGTAGTCAATATTTGCGATTGCTGCGAGGGCGTTCACATCGCGCGGATACTGCGTCAAGGCTTCACGAATCGACTTGGCTTCCCATAGCTTTCCTCGCTCGACAAAAAGGTCTGCGAGGCGACTCAGAGCCATTTCGGGGTCTTGTTCAGCCTGAAGGGCGAAGGCGTTTAGCTCGAAGCTTTCGAGTCCGGAACCTTGGGGTAGGGAGTAGTTGAGGGCCTGCATCCATAGCGGTATATCCCAGTCTTTCAAGGCGACGACGAAGGCGTTTTGGGGAAGTTCCTCTCCTCGGGGCTTCCCTGTGCCGATGCGTACGAATTGCT
The sequence above is a segment of the Pelagicoccus albus genome. Coding sequences within it:
- a CDS encoding alpha/beta hydrolase family protein, with the translated sequence MIPKTLSLISLAVLAAFSVHAGEFAKYLLLNTADFVSLAPDGEHVAMIEKSPEGGSIITIADTQNYDSDVTHASDGKGGKAEVTDLRWLDSEHLVVVATLDEGNGLYVFKLGDRSPVRLEREGNRKLLSVVPGTNRFSVMQTSDDSNDWSKVYEYSEVGGEFSARLLYEAPSKEIEVHSDSKGQVRLVKKPEESGAGNPAWYRIDADGSEVKLINLSPWTRVYGFHGSSSKVLAGGYLGGNGTSIATYDIESDKVAQVLTTHASFSLDKLGEIVFDSSSHKVAGFTLVGVELRSFWLDPRYKAAQGRIDQALAGSVNRIISYCESTNSALVERIYPMLPRQICLMNIESGENHILVHGGGRVLPNEVGATKLVTVPNRHGHSLPVVLTMPVGYEGGEVPLVIWIRQGVWNGLDRVEWSPEANFFAANGFAVARVNYRGSEGFLGDLSADLSKASGIRATFEDLDDVRRALVEAELVRADKVAVGGEGAGAWAAAYLAKSYPDRYQAALCINGLYDLEAAIDEKSGYNAKAGVELNFASSWSGMPKNEVLTFQMASGFKEFPRYTFVCYGKWSPREHQDQALVFVKSARKAGSNVKVWQDDWWGVNYDGFQRIEAFERAATVLKSAFK
- a CDS encoding SGNH/GDSL hydrolase family protein, whose product is MRNHSSTFSKSIFGLGLIAIMLALTSCASFEARTLPVTHVSADDEALAYSGRHEVTAPGQVSVGYSGARVRMRFEGDAITLRATSDTDQNFLKAWLDGEPLEKFQLDSAKGVYRLANSLGEGVHTLEVMRLTECFLGLVNFQGFEIAGEGARVLPWGDLEDRRIEFIGDSITCGYGVEVDDPLLSFEPSSENFSLNYSHLAARELGADFLVVARSGIGMTRNYDGPFEGSEGDMPDNYPNTFYENEEYTWDFSRYTPDVVCINLGTNDFSVGGVNVETYVNDYVAFASKALDRYPEAQLVVILGPMNNSEELKAALQRVVATLQESEPDRVNFIELSAQGELGYGADYHPNQAQSKVNAAELSAFLSDLMDWR